A single genomic interval of Pomacea canaliculata isolate SZHN2017 linkage group LG5, ASM307304v1, whole genome shotgun sequence harbors:
- the LOC112564400 gene encoding myosin-11-like, with product MKHKDRLEMELHETEKELSESKKLNELLQENISRLSVETDSQHKSVDSLTLALNKLQQQSAEHEEELEREKNHVNELEKEISLLKDQRQKFTEEAQRLENDKINFQKQTAELESRLSELVQNEEYLHSQIAAEQKAKTDLDSHLLEESKASIQKITQLQFELSETKLNSLQMETLKEENAKLLIKIEQLEMTIQEMESNLETSGKNLSAKYTELETEKQMIMNTTGREKEILQSSLQQSQDREKALQQKTTMLETKLAQLHEQHSQMRGKLSLVEKREKELLEQITDIEQTVIIPWKRRILN from the coding sequence ATGAAGCACAAGGACAGACTGGAAATGGAATTAcatgaaactgaaaaagaacTTTCTGAGAGTAAGAAATTGAATGAACTGcttcaagaaaacatttcaaggCTTTCAGTAGAAACAGATTCCCAACACAAAAGTGTTGATTCACTCACATTGGCTCTTAATAAGCTTCAGCAGCAAAGTGCAGAGCATGAAGAGGAgcttgaaagagaaaagaaccaTGTAAATGaattagagaaagaaatttCCCTCCTAAAGGACCAAAGACAAAAGTTCACAGAAGAAGCTCAAAGACTGGAAAATGATAAGATAAATTTTCAGAAACAAACGGCAGAACTTGAAAGTAGGTTGTCAGAACTCGTGCAGAATGAAGAGTATCTTCATTCTCAGATAGCTGCAGAGCAAaaggccaaaacagacttggacaGTCATTTGTTGGAAGAATCTAAAGCAAGCATACAAAAAATAACACAGCTGCAATTTGAACTGAGTGAAACAAAGTTAAATTCTTTACAGATGGAGACcctgaaagaagaaaatgctaaGCTGCTAATAAAGATTGAACAGTTGGAAATGACAATACAGGAGATGGAAAGTAACTTAGAAACAAGTGGAAAAAATCTTTCTGCTAAATATACAGAACTTGAAACTGAAAAGCAAATGATAATGAATACCActggcagagagaaagaaattcttCAAAGCAGTTTGCAACAGTCACAGGATAGAGAAAAGGCTCTTCAGCAAAAGACCACAATGCTTGAGACAAAACTTGCCCAACTCCATGAGCAGCATAGTCAGATGCGTGGCAAACTCAGCCTTGtagagaaaagggaaaaggaaCTTCTTGAGCAGATCACTGACATTGAGCAGACAGTCATCATTCCCTGGAAACGGAGAATTCTGAACTGA